The following proteins are co-located in the Primulina tabacum isolate GXHZ01 chromosome 11, ASM2559414v2, whole genome shotgun sequence genome:
- the LOC142518010 gene encoding myosin-11-like isoform X2, translating to MLKENFVAPVLSLKIFSKIFSFINVQLFNSLLLRRECFSFSNGEYIKAGLAQHKKSMKIQMTEESNEADINSSLLDDNSREEME from the exons GTTGCTCCAGTACTTTCCCTGAAAATCTTCtccaaaattttttcttttataaatgTGCAGCTTTTTAATAG CCTTCTCCTCCGCAGGGAGTGCTTCTCATTTAGCAATGGGGAATATATAAAAGCAGGCTTAGCTCAGCACAAGAAGAG TATGAAGATacaaatgacagaggagtccaATGAAGCTGATATCAACTCCTCCTTGTTGGATGACAATTCAAG AGAAGAAATGGAGTAA
- the LOC142518617 gene encoding putative indole-3-pyruvate monooxygenase YUCCA7 gives MNHCDHSVLPNMARRLDQDEYFSGRCILVNGPVIVGAGPSGLAVCACLRKQEVPFVVLEKDNCIASLWQNRTYDRLKLHLPKQFCELPFIPFPQNLPQYPTKNQFIGYLESYAKHFKIDPRFNESVQSARYDETCGMWRVKTVKMNESSVEYICRWLVVATGENAEKVVPEFEGFEEFQGNVTHACDYRTGEVYSGKRVLVVGCGNSGMEISLDLCHHNAIPSMVVRSPVHVLPREILGKSTFELAVTLSKWMPLWIVDKILLSAATLILGNTQKYGLNRPALGPLQLKNSEGKTPVLDTGTLSRIKSGEIKIVPGINKFLHEGVELVDGEVLEIDSVIFATGYTSNVLSWLKENELFSRDGFPNAWKGKSGLYAVGFARKGISGATLDAIKVAQDVNKMWRKETNQKNHSIGVSCHQRFSTGSGY, from the exons ATGAACCATTGCGATCATAGTGTGCTGCCAAATATGGCTCGAAGATTGGATCAAGACGAGTATTTTTCGGGCCGTTGCATACTCGTGAACGGCCCGGTAATTGTCGGTGCAGGCCCCTCAGGTTTAGCGGTCTGCGCCTGTCTTAGAAAACAAGAAGTTCCCTTTGTAGTTCTTGAAAAAGATAACTGCATTGCCTCGCTGTGGCAGAACCGGACGTATGATCGTCTGAAACTTCACCTTCCAAAGCAGTTCTGTGAGCTTCCCTTCATCCCTTTCCCTCAGAACCTGCCGCAATACCCCACGAAAAATCAGTTCATCGGATACCTTGAATCGTATGCCAAGCATTTTAAGATTGATCCAAGATTCAATGAATCGGTCCAGTCTGCTAGGTACGATGAAACGTGTGGCATGTGGCGTGTGAAGACGGTGAAGATGAATGAATCGAGTGTGGAGTACATATGCAGGTGGCTTGTGGTGGCTACTGGGGAGAATGCGGAGAAAGTTGTGCCGGAGTTCGAAGGATTCGAGGAGTTCCAAGGGAATGTAACCCACGCTTGTGATTACAGAACGGGGGAAGTTTACAGTGGAAAGCGTGTTTTGGTTGTTGGCTGCGGCAATTCTGGGATGGAAATTAGCCTCGATCTTTGCCATCATAATGCGATTCCATCCATGGTGGTTCGCAGTCCT gtccATGTGTTGCCAAGGGAAATCTTGGGAAAATCAACATTTGAGTTGGCAGTTACATTATCAAAATGGATGCCACTTTGGATTGTGGATAAAATACTGCTGTCAGCAGCAACACTGATTCTTGGGAACACACAAAAGTATGGCTTAAACAGGCCAGCTTTGGGTCCTTTGCAGCTCAAAAACAGTGAAGGCAAAACACCAGTTCTGGATACAGGCACACTTTCAAGAATTAAATCTGGTGAGATCAAAATAGTTCCTGGAATCAACAAATTTTTGCATGAAGGAGTTGAACTTGTCGATGGGGAAGTTCTCGAAATCGACTCGGTTATTTTCGCCACGGGATACACTAGCAATGTTCTATCATGGTTAAAG GAAAATGAATTATTTTCTCGTGACGGATTTCCAAATGCATGGAAAGGAAAATCCGGACTTTACGCCGTTGGCTTCGCTAGAAAAGGTATATCCGGTGCGACGCTAGATGCGATCAAAGTTGCACAAGATGTCAACAAAATGTGGAGGAAAGAAACAAATCAAAAAAACCATTCGATCGGGGTCTCCTGCCATCAAAGAT TTTCAACTGGCAGTGGGTATTGA
- the LOC142518010 gene encoding myosin-6-like isoform X1: protein MLKENFVAPVLSLKIFSKIFSFINVQLFNSLLLRRECFSFSNGEYIKAGLAQHKKSMKIQMTEESNEADINSSLLDDNSSIPFSVDDISSCLQDSNFRGVNPAAELLGNPAFEFLQ from the exons GTTGCTCCAGTACTTTCCCTGAAAATCTTCtccaaaattttttcttttataaatgTGCAGCTTTTTAATAG CCTTCTCCTCCGCAGGGAGTGCTTCTCATTTAGCAATGGGGAATATATAAAAGCAGGCTTAGCTCAGCACAAGAAGAG TATGAAGATacaaatgacagaggagtccaATGAAGCTGATATCAACTCCTCCTTGTTGGATGACAATTCAAG CATCCCCTTCTCAGTTGATGATATTAGCTCTTGTCTCCAAGATTCAAATTTCAGAGGCGTAAATCCTGCTGCGGAACTTCTAGGAAATCCAGCCTTTGAATTTTTGCAATAA